Within the Nitrosarchaeum sp. genome, the region AATCAATAATACTGAAGAATTTGATATTTCTGCCATTTTCATATTTGCAATATCAAATTTTTGTAAATTAACTTCAGCAGGAGAACCAGCTCCTTCCAAAATAATCAAATCATAATTTTTTTGAAGATGTTTTAATGATTTGGTAGCAATCATTAGTCCTTTAGTTGTTACAAATTTTTTATAATATTCTGAAGCATGCATTTTTTTAAACCGTTTTCCATTGAGGTATACATCACTATAGTAATTTCCTAGAGGTTTCAACAAAATTGGGTTTAGATCAGGTGTAATCTCACATCTAGCTGCTATTGCTTGGATTGCTTGAGCTCGAGATATTTCAAAATTATTTGTTTTATATGCGTAATTGGACATATTTTGAGACTTGAATGGGGCTACTGAAAATCCCTTATCTGAAAAAATTCTACATAGAGATGTAACAAGTGTAGTTTTTCCAGAACCAGATGATGTACCTTGTATCATTAATGTTTTCATAATCTCTCCAAAGCATTGATTAATTTTTGATTTTCTTGTCTTGTCTTTACAGCAATTCGGATGTAATTATTATTTAATCCCCGAATTGTTCTACAATCACGAACTAAAATTTTTTTTTCAAGTAGTTTTTTTTGTAACGTATTTGACTTTATTTTTGTTTTTATTAAAATAAAATTTGTAGAGGTATCAATACATTGAAAATTTTTTAGTTTAGAAATACTATTTATGAGATACAAAGATTCTTTTTTGATTAGTTTTTTAACTTTATTTAAATAAGAAAT harbors:
- a CDS encoding cobyric acid synthase; this translates as MKTLMIQGTSSGSGKTTLVTSLCRIFSDKGFSVAPFKSQNMSNYAYKTNNFEISRAQAIQAIAARCEITPDLNPILLKPLGNYYSDVYLNGKRFKKMHASEYYKKFVTTKGLMIATKSLKHLQKNYDLIILEGAGSPAEVNLQKFDIANMKMAEISNSSVLLISDIDRGGSFASIVGTMALLEKKYQKLVKGFVFNKFRGDINILKPGFKKIKEMTNCPVIGTIPMINLDLPEEDSLNVNAKNMTWNKKNLVKIENEIDKLSKLTKSNLNITEIERMISC